In a single window of the Streptomyces sp. HUAS ZL42 genome:
- a CDS encoding transketolase C-terminal domain-containing protein: MSGVEDLDRHFREAVAGLRSADAVRRLHAGGLDARTLLDLFDAQLESRHTDAAARWMQQQGRGYYTIGSSGHEGNAALALALRPTDPALLHYRSGAFYCARARQAGGVDAVRDMLLGVAAGADEPIAGGRHKVYGRRELAVIPQTSTIASHLPRAVGVAWSIARAKRLGAECAWPGDAVVCCSFGDASVNHSTAAGAINSACHAAYQGLPMPVLFVCEDNGLGISVPTPHDWVRLAYGNRPSLAYFAADGCDPSAAFDAAREAVAHVRGRRQPAFLHLSMVRFLGHAGSDAEAAYRMPSEVAADLRRDPLLATARLLTAAGDLTEQQVLDRYDEVGGRVFAVAKEALESEPLTTATQIAAPIAPRRPDLVAAAARRTSEPPAVPVGEPVTVAQAITHTLADLLGSHPEMVVFGEDVGRKGGVYGLTRGLQRRFGTARVFDTLLDEQAILGLALGAGLSGLLPVAEIQYLAYLHNAEDQLRGEAATLQFFSQGQYRNPLVVRIAGYGYQRGFGGHFHNDNALGVLRDIPGLVIASPSRPDDAAAMLRTCVAAGKVDGTVSTFLEPIALYHTRDLHAEGDNAWLATYPSPAEHVPIGRARTHGTGTDLTLVTFGNGLRIALRAVRRLERQGIACRVVDLRWLAPLPVDDLLREARATGRVLVVDETRRTGGVSEGVVAALVDAGFTGAVRRVAGVDSFVPLGKAAQLVLVSEADIERAAGELLSAGPHAHG; this comes from the coding sequence GTGAGCGGCGTCGAGGACCTGGACCGGCACTTCCGCGAGGCGGTGGCCGGTCTCCGGTCTGCGGACGCGGTGCGTCGGCTGCACGCCGGCGGACTGGACGCCCGCACCCTGCTGGACCTGTTCGACGCCCAACTGGAGAGCCGGCACACCGACGCCGCCGCACGCTGGATGCAGCAGCAGGGCCGTGGCTACTACACCATCGGATCCAGCGGGCACGAAGGCAACGCCGCACTCGCCCTCGCGTTGCGCCCCACCGACCCGGCGTTGCTGCACTACCGGTCCGGCGCCTTCTACTGCGCCCGCGCCAGGCAGGCCGGCGGCGTCGACGCGGTCAGGGACATGCTGCTGGGGGTGGCCGCCGGGGCCGACGAGCCGATCGCCGGCGGACGGCACAAGGTGTACGGGCGCCGTGAACTGGCCGTCATCCCGCAGACGTCGACCATCGCCTCCCACCTGCCCCGGGCCGTCGGGGTGGCCTGGAGCATCGCCCGCGCCAAGCGGCTCGGGGCCGAGTGCGCCTGGCCCGGCGATGCCGTCGTCTGCTGTTCCTTCGGCGACGCCTCGGTCAACCACTCCACGGCGGCAGGCGCCATCAACAGCGCCTGCCACGCGGCCTACCAGGGCCTGCCGATGCCCGTGCTGTTCGTCTGCGAGGACAACGGCCTGGGGATCAGCGTGCCGACACCGCACGACTGGGTGCGGCTCGCCTACGGCAACCGGCCTTCTCTCGCCTACTTCGCCGCGGACGGGTGTGATCCGTCAGCCGCCTTCGACGCCGCGCGCGAGGCGGTGGCCCATGTGCGGGGGCGCCGGCAACCCGCGTTCCTGCACCTGTCGATGGTGCGATTCCTCGGCCATGCGGGCTCGGACGCCGAAGCCGCCTACCGGATGCCTTCCGAAGTCGCCGCGGATCTGCGACGCGACCCGCTGCTGGCCACTGCCCGGCTGCTCACAGCGGCAGGCGACCTCACCGAGCAGCAGGTTCTCGACCGGTACGACGAGGTGGGCGGACGGGTGTTCGCCGTTGCCAAGGAGGCCCTCGAGAGTGAGCCCCTGACCACCGCCACGCAGATCGCCGCCCCCATCGCACCCCGCCGTCCCGACCTCGTGGCTGCTGCGGCACGCCGTACGAGCGAACCACCCGCAGTGCCCGTGGGCGAACCCGTCACCGTCGCCCAGGCCATCACCCACACACTCGCCGACCTGCTCGGCAGTCACCCGGAGATGGTGGTCTTCGGCGAGGACGTCGGCCGCAAGGGCGGGGTCTACGGACTGACCCGGGGACTGCAGCGGCGTTTCGGCACCGCTCGGGTCTTCGACACCCTGCTCGACGAGCAGGCCATCCTCGGCCTCGCGCTGGGAGCGGGGCTGTCCGGGCTGCTGCCGGTGGCAGAGATCCAGTACCTTGCGTACCTGCACAACGCCGAGGACCAGCTGCGCGGTGAGGCCGCCACGCTCCAGTTCTTCTCCCAGGGCCAGTACCGCAACCCCCTCGTGGTCCGCATCGCCGGCTACGGCTACCAGCGCGGGTTCGGCGGTCACTTCCACAACGACAACGCACTGGGTGTCCTGCGTGACATTCCCGGTCTGGTCATCGCCTCCCCGTCCCGCCCCGACGACGCCGCCGCGATGCTTCGCACGTGTGTGGCGGCGGGGAAGGTGGACGGAACGGTCAGCACCTTCCTGGAGCCGATCGCGCTCTACCACACGCGAGATCTCCACGCGGAGGGGGACAACGCCTGGCTGGCCACGTACCCGTCACCTGCAGAGCACGTACCGATCGGCCGGGCACGCACCCATGGCACAGGCACGGACCTGACCCTCGTGACATTCGGCAACGGCCTGCGCATCGCGCTGCGAGCCGTACGCCGGCTGGAGCGGCAGGGCATCGCGTGCCGGGTCGTCGACCTGCGCTGGCTGGCGCCCCTGCCGGTCGACGACCTGCTGCGGGAAGCCCGTGCGACGGGACGCGTCCTCGTGGTCGACGAGACCCGCCGTACGGGAGGCGTGTCGGAGGGAGTCGTCGCCGCCCTGGTCGATGCCGGATTCACCGGCGCCGTCCGACGGGTCGCCGGCGTGGACAGCTTCGTCCCGCTGGGAAAGGCAGCGCAGTTGGTGCTCGTGTCCGAGGCCGACATCGAGCGCGCCGCCGGCGAGCTGCTCTCAGCAGGCCCGCACGCTCACGGGTGA
- a CDS encoding DUF309 domain-containing protein: protein MGETGRTSGASSARPAGARDRDSEGRARNARPRDGLGRPLPYGADGVERQPEGVARTPEETVAEAQALLDEGKPFHAHEVFEDAWKSGPEEERALWRGLAQLAVGLTHTARGNLTGGARLLRRGGGAVEEWVASRAGRWRPYGMDLDGVIDWARELAEAVERGAGPVDAKERAPRLRGSD, encoded by the coding sequence ATGGGCGAAACAGGGCGTACCAGCGGCGCATCCTCGGCTCGGCCGGCCGGGGCGCGGGACCGGGACAGCGAGGGGCGGGCGCGCAACGCGCGGCCGCGGGACGGACTCGGGCGGCCCCTGCCGTACGGCGCGGACGGTGTGGAGCGTCAGCCCGAGGGCGTCGCACGCACGCCGGAGGAGACCGTCGCCGAGGCACAGGCGCTGCTGGACGAGGGGAAGCCGTTCCATGCGCACGAGGTCTTCGAGGACGCCTGGAAGTCGGGCCCCGAGGAGGAACGCGCCCTGTGGCGCGGGCTCGCGCAGCTCGCGGTGGGGCTCACGCACACGGCCCGGGGGAACCTCACGGGCGGGGCGCGGCTGCTGCGCCGCGGGGGCGGGGCCGTCGAGGAATGGGTGGCGTCGAGGGCCGGGCGGTGGCGGCCGTACGGGATGGATCTCGACGGAGTGATCGACTGGGCGCGGGAGCTGGCGGAGGCGGTGGAGCGCGGCGCCGGGCCCGTGGATGCGAAGGAGCGGGCGCCGCGGCTGCGGGGAAGTGACTGA
- the cobF gene encoding precorrin-6A synthase (deacetylating), translated as MRKIHVIGIGAGDPDQLTLQAVRALRSTDVFFILDKGEVKSDLTELRRDMLDAHIPEGTYRLVEARDPERDRSAGGSAYSPAVGDWRSARADIYERLIAEELGEDESGAFLVWGDPALYDSTLAILEEVLERRGVAFEYDVVPGISSVSALVARHRTGLNRVARPVQITTGRRLAEGFPEGVDDVVVMLDAHQTFRQYADQDIDIYWGAYIGTPDEILASGPIAEAAPRIERLRAEARERKGWIMDTYLLRRNPGER; from the coding sequence GTGCGAAAGATTCATGTCATCGGTATCGGTGCGGGCGACCCCGACCAGCTGACCCTGCAGGCGGTCCGGGCGCTGCGGAGCACGGACGTGTTCTTCATCCTGGACAAGGGTGAGGTGAAGAGCGATCTCACGGAGCTTCGCCGGGACATGCTCGACGCGCACATACCGGAGGGGACGTACCGGCTGGTGGAGGCGCGCGACCCGGAGCGGGACCGGAGCGCGGGCGGCTCCGCCTACTCCCCTGCCGTCGGGGACTGGCGCAGTGCCCGCGCGGACATCTACGAGCGGCTGATCGCCGAGGAGCTCGGGGAGGACGAGAGCGGCGCGTTCCTGGTGTGGGGCGACCCCGCTCTGTACGACAGCACGCTCGCGATCCTCGAGGAGGTGCTGGAGCGGCGTGGGGTGGCGTTCGAGTACGACGTCGTGCCGGGCATCAGCAGTGTCTCGGCGCTCGTCGCCCGTCACCGCACGGGGCTGAACCGGGTGGCACGGCCGGTGCAGATCACCACCGGGCGGCGGCTCGCCGAGGGGTTCCCGGAGGGCGTGGACGACGTGGTCGTGATGCTCGACGCCCACCAGACCTTCCGGCAGTACGCCGACCAGGACATCGACATCTACTGGGGCGCCTACATAGGCACCCCGGACGAGATCCTCGCCTCCGGCCCGATCGCCGAGGCCGCGCCCCGTATCGAGCGACTGCGCGCCGAGGCGCGCGAGCGCAAGGGCTGGATCATGGACACGTACCTGCTGCGCCGCAACCCCGGCGAACGGTAG
- a CDS encoding cobalt-precorrin-6A reductase, protein MPSHVLVLGGTTEARRLATELAARPGVRVTTSLAGRVERPGPLAGDVRIGGFGGAEGLAAWLRERHVDAVVDATHPFAAGITANAAQAAAATGLPLVVLRRPGWRPGPGDRWHDVASLEAAADLLPAVGRRVFLTTGRLGLAVFAPLTDLHFVVRSVEPPTPPMPPDLRVLLARGPFTVTDESTLLRRHRIDVLVTKDSGGEATAAKLTAARELGLPVVVVRRPPLPEGVAAVPDVAGVLDRLGLGPR, encoded by the coding sequence ATGCCCTCGCACGTCCTGGTCCTCGGCGGCACCACCGAGGCACGGCGCCTCGCCACCGAGCTGGCGGCGCGGCCCGGCGTCCGCGTGACCACGTCCCTGGCGGGCCGTGTCGAGCGGCCGGGCCCGCTGGCGGGAGACGTACGGATCGGAGGCTTCGGCGGAGCCGAGGGCCTCGCGGCATGGCTGCGCGAACGGCACGTGGACGCGGTGGTCGACGCCACGCACCCCTTCGCCGCGGGCATCACCGCGAACGCGGCACAGGCCGCGGCGGCGACCGGGCTCCCGCTGGTCGTGCTGCGCCGCCCGGGCTGGCGACCGGGACCGGGGGACCGGTGGCACGACGTCGCCTCGCTGGAGGCGGCCGCGGATCTCCTCCCGGCCGTGGGCCGCCGGGTGTTCCTCACCACGGGCCGCCTGGGCCTCGCCGTCTTCGCGCCCCTGACGGACCTTCACTTCGTCGTACGGTCCGTGGAGCCGCCCACTCCACCCATGCCGCCGGACTTGCGTGTCCTACTGGCGCGCGGTCCGTTCACCGTCACCGACGAGTCGACGCTCCTGCGCCGGCACCGCATCGACGTGCTGGTCACGAAGGACAGCGGGGGAGAGGCGACGGCCGCCAAACTGACGGCGGCACGCGAACTGGGCCTCCCGGTGGTGGTCGTACGACGGCCGCCGTTGCCGGAGGGCGTGGCGGCGGTGCCCGACGTGGCCGGGGTTCTCGACCGGTTGGGCCTCGGGCCGCGATGA
- a CDS encoding HAD-IIA family hydrolase, whose amino-acid sequence MDSVRAVLIDIDGVLTVSWQPLPGAVGALRRIRDAGLAVALVTNTTSRTRASIAETLGDAGFPVAAEDILTAPAVTAVHLAERFPGARCTLLNSGEIGDDLAGVTVADDGDGDGDVDVVIVGGAGPEFGYEALNRAFGHLQRGARLVAMHRNLYWRTERGLQLDSGAFLAGLEAAAQVEAEVTGKPSPAFFEAALRQLGAGAGEAVMVGDDIESDVLAAQQAGLTGVLVRTGKYLPETHRAASGTPDHVVDSFADLPALLGLPE is encoded by the coding sequence ATGGATTCAGTGCGTGCCGTTCTGATCGACATCGACGGGGTCCTCACCGTCTCGTGGCAGCCGCTGCCGGGTGCGGTCGGGGCGTTGCGCCGGATCCGCGACGCGGGGCTCGCGGTCGCCCTGGTCACCAACACGACGTCCCGGACTCGGGCGTCGATCGCCGAGACGCTGGGGGACGCCGGGTTCCCGGTGGCCGCCGAGGACATCCTCACCGCGCCCGCCGTCACCGCCGTCCACCTCGCCGAGCGGTTCCCGGGGGCGCGGTGCACGCTGCTGAACAGCGGGGAGATCGGGGACGATCTCGCGGGAGTCACCGTGGCCGACGACGGTGACGGCGATGGTGACGTCGACGTCGTCATCGTCGGCGGCGCCGGACCCGAGTTCGGATACGAGGCGCTGAACCGGGCCTTCGGGCATCTGCAGCGGGGTGCGCGGCTCGTGGCCATGCACCGCAATCTGTACTGGCGTACGGAGCGCGGCCTGCAGCTCGACTCCGGTGCCTTCCTGGCGGGGCTGGAGGCGGCCGCGCAGGTGGAGGCCGAGGTGACCGGGAAGCCGTCGCCCGCCTTCTTCGAGGCTGCCCTGAGGCAGCTCGGGGCCGGTGCGGGCGAGGCGGTGATGGTGGGCGACGACATCGAGTCGGACGTACTGGCCGCACAGCAAGCCGGGCTCACCGGAGTCCTGGTCAGGACGGGGAAGTACCTGCCGGAGACCCATCGGGCGGCCAGTGGCACGCCCGACCATGTCGTCGACTCCTTCGCGGACCTTCCGGCGCTGCTGGGACTGCCCGAATAG
- a CDS encoding sulfite exporter TauE/SafE family protein, producing the protein MNTMTLWHITPWGFAALAFAAVLVGFSKTAVSGANTVSLAIFAAVLPARASTGVLLPVLIAGDVLAVLTYRRHAHWPTLWRLFPAVAAGVVAGTLFLMWADDGIVRTSIGAILLLMAGVTVWRRRTADQDEDPDSVTSRSGRIKARSYGVLGGFTTMVANAGGPVMSMYLLSAGFRKLGFLGTSAFFFLIVNLSKVPFSAGLGLIDGRSLLLDAALAVFVVPGALFGKWAVNRINQRLFEQLVIAATVVGGVQLLLK; encoded by the coding sequence ATGAACACGATGACTCTGTGGCACATCACCCCGTGGGGGTTCGCCGCGCTCGCCTTCGCGGCCGTGCTCGTCGGTTTCTCGAAGACCGCCGTGAGCGGGGCCAACACGGTCAGCCTGGCGATCTTCGCGGCGGTGCTGCCCGCCCGCGCGTCCACCGGCGTCCTGCTGCCGGTCCTGATCGCCGGTGACGTACTCGCCGTCCTCACCTACCGTCGGCACGCCCACTGGCCCACACTGTGGCGGCTGTTCCCCGCCGTCGCCGCGGGCGTGGTCGCCGGGACGCTGTTCCTGATGTGGGCCGACGACGGGATCGTACGGACCTCGATCGGCGCGATCCTGCTGCTGATGGCCGGGGTGACCGTGTGGCGACGCCGAACGGCCGACCAGGACGAGGACCCGGACTCGGTCACCTCCCGGTCCGGCCGGATCAAGGCCCGCTCGTACGGCGTCCTCGGCGGCTTCACCACGATGGTCGCCAACGCGGGTGGCCCGGTGATGTCGATGTACCTGCTGTCGGCGGGCTTCCGGAAACTGGGCTTCCTGGGCACGTCGGCGTTCTTCTTCCTCATCGTGAACCTGTCGAAGGTGCCGTTCAGCGCGGGCCTCGGCCTGATCGACGGCCGCTCGCTGCTCCTCGACGCCGCGCTCGCGGTGTTCGTCGTGCCGGGTGCGTTGTTCGGCAAATGGGCTGTGAACAGAATCAACCAGCGCCTCTTCGAACAACTGGTGATCGCGGCGACGGTGGTCGGCGGCGTACAGCTGCTGCTGAAGTAG
- a CDS encoding acetyl-CoA C-acyltransferase, whose protein sequence is MRPVHFAAARRTPLGKLRGALSAVRPDDLAATVIRGLVADVPALDPARIDDVYWGAANQAGEDNRNVARMAALLAGLPESVPGATVNRLCASGLEAVTLAARTIAAGEADIVLAGGSESMSRAPFVLPRPDEALPHRIETVDTRLGWRLVNPAMKEFHGLLSMGETAEEVAERHGVPRERQDEFALRSHQRAALARKNGHFDDEILPVERPDGVVVDADECIREDTSYEKLSRLKPVFRAGGTVTAGNASPMNDGAAGLLLVSEEALNDLGLESMGRYVAGASAGVHPDVMGIGPVPATQKALARADWTVGDIEEAEFNEAFAAQALACVDRLGIDPELVNPSGGAIALGHPLGCSGARILTTLLHRMRRTGAGRGLATMCVGVGQGTAVLVERH, encoded by the coding sequence GTGCGCCCCGTCCACTTCGCGGCCGCCCGCCGCACCCCCCTCGGCAAGCTGCGCGGAGCCCTCTCGGCCGTGCGGCCCGACGACCTCGCCGCGACGGTGATCCGCGGCCTGGTGGCCGACGTGCCCGCGCTCGACCCGGCCCGCATCGACGACGTCTACTGGGGCGCCGCCAACCAGGCGGGCGAGGACAACCGCAACGTCGCCCGCATGGCCGCCCTGCTCGCCGGCCTCCCCGAGTCCGTGCCCGGCGCCACGGTCAACCGGCTGTGCGCCTCCGGCCTCGAGGCCGTCACCCTCGCGGCACGCACGATCGCCGCCGGCGAGGCCGACATCGTGCTGGCCGGCGGCTCCGAGTCGATGAGCCGCGCCCCCTTCGTCCTGCCCCGCCCCGACGAGGCCCTCCCGCACCGCATCGAAACCGTCGACACCCGCCTCGGCTGGCGCCTGGTCAACCCCGCGATGAAGGAGTTCCACGGTCTCCTCTCCATGGGCGAGACGGCGGAGGAGGTCGCCGAGCGCCACGGCGTCCCGCGCGAACGCCAGGACGAGTTCGCCCTGCGCAGCCACCAACGGGCCGCCCTGGCCCGCAAGAACGGTCACTTCGACGACGAGATCCTGCCGGTGGAACGCCCCGACGGTGTGGTCGTCGACGCGGACGAATGCATCCGCGAGGACACCTCGTACGAGAAGCTCTCGCGGTTGAAGCCGGTCTTCCGCGCGGGCGGCACGGTCACCGCGGGCAACGCCTCACCGATGAACGACGGCGCGGCGGGTCTGCTCCTCGTCAGCGAGGAGGCCCTGAACGACCTGGGCCTGGAGTCCATGGGCCGCTATGTCGCCGGCGCCTCGGCCGGCGTCCACCCCGACGTGATGGGCATCGGCCCGGTCCCGGCCACGCAGAAGGCGCTGGCCCGAGCCGACTGGACCGTGGGCGACATCGAAGAGGCCGAGTTCAACGAGGCGTTCGCGGCACAGGCCCTGGCGTGCGTCGACCGCCTGGGCATCGATCCGGAGCTGGTCAACCCGAGCGGGGGCGCGATCGCGCTGGGGCATCCGCTGGGGTGCTCCGGGGCTCGCATCCTCACAACCCTCCTGCACCGGATGCGGCGGACGGGAGCGGGCCGGGGGCTGGCGACGATGTGTGTGGGAGTGGGGCAGGGGACGGCGGTCCTGGTCGAGAGGCACTAG
- a CDS encoding lysophospholipase: MAHAREHALTGTRGMITACEWPNEAARYVVLLVHGYGEHVRRYEAVADVLVAHGAAVYGPDHIGHGKSAGERVMVEDFEDVVTDVRSVAETAAAAHPGLPVVVVGHSMGGLIAARYAQRYGDELAALVLSGPVIGAWETPGRLLAHAEIPEIPVSPAALSRDPAVGADYAADPLVWHGAMKRPTLEAFVRTLETVAKGGDVGPLPLLWLHGDDDRLVPLAGSRVGIERLSGGRLTERIYPGARHEVFNETNAQEVFADLTRFLDGVLAR; this comes from the coding sequence ATGGCCCACGCCCGTGAGCACGCCCTGACCGGGACCCGCGGCATGATCACCGCATGCGAGTGGCCGAACGAGGCGGCGCGGTACGTCGTCCTCCTCGTGCACGGCTACGGCGAGCACGTCCGCCGGTACGAGGCGGTGGCCGACGTGCTGGTGGCGCACGGGGCGGCCGTGTACGGGCCGGACCACATCGGACACGGGAAGTCCGCGGGCGAGCGGGTGATGGTCGAGGACTTCGAGGACGTGGTCACCGATGTGCGCTCCGTGGCCGAGACGGCGGCAGCCGCCCATCCAGGCCTTCCCGTCGTCGTGGTCGGGCACTCCATGGGCGGGCTGATCGCGGCCCGGTATGCCCAGCGGTACGGCGACGAGCTCGCCGCGCTCGTACTGTCCGGGCCGGTGATCGGCGCCTGGGAGACTCCGGGACGGCTGCTCGCGCACGCCGAGATCCCCGAGATCCCCGTCAGCCCGGCCGCGCTGTCCCGCGACCCGGCGGTCGGTGCCGACTACGCCGCGGATCCGCTGGTCTGGCACGGTGCGATGAAGCGGCCGACGCTCGAGGCCTTCGTACGGACCCTGGAGACCGTCGCCAAGGGCGGTGACGTCGGCCCGCTCCCGCTGCTGTGGCTGCACGGCGACGACGACCGGCTGGTTCCGCTCGCCGGGAGCCGCGTGGGGATCGAGCGGCTCAGCGGGGGCCGGCTGACCGAGCGGATCTACCCCGGTGCCCGGCACGAGGTCTTCAACGAGACGAACGCGCAGGAGGTGTTCGCGGACCTGACCCGCTTCCTGGACGGTGTGCTCGCACGGTGA
- a CDS encoding WhiB family transcriptional regulator, translating into MEWLRSAACVGEDPELFFPVGTTGPALRDIAAAKRVCARCPVIIQCLGFALSSGQTSGVWGGTCEEERAALLRTARDHATRRSTV; encoded by the coding sequence ATGGAGTGGTTGCGCAGTGCCGCCTGCGTGGGTGAGGACCCCGAGCTGTTCTTCCCCGTGGGCACGACAGGACCGGCCTTGCGGGACATCGCGGCCGCCAAGCGCGTCTGTGCCCGCTGCCCGGTGATCATCCAGTGTCTGGGCTTCGCTCTCAGCAGCGGACAGACCTCGGGCGTGTGGGGTGGGACCTGCGAGGAGGAACGTGCCGCACTGCTCCGTACCGCCAGAGACCACGCCACAAGGAGAAGCACGGTATGA
- a CDS encoding Dps family protein, translated as MTVMKSPLPDEARQVTGDALQSTLVDLLGLSLIGKQAHWNIVGPRFRSIHFQLDEVVATARSYADTVAERAAALGVPPDGRPETIASALTLPGAKDGRLRDTEVVQLLVETLEAAIGRLRERIDATEKHDLVTQDLFIGITRELEKQRWMFDAENWPRDD; from the coding sequence ATGACTGTCATGAAGAGCCCGCTTCCCGACGAGGCCCGTCAGGTCACCGGGGATGCGTTGCAGAGCACTCTCGTGGATCTTCTGGGGCTTTCCTTGATCGGGAAGCAGGCGCACTGGAACATCGTGGGCCCGCGGTTCCGCTCGATCCACTTCCAGCTCGACGAGGTGGTGGCGACCGCGCGGTCGTACGCCGACACGGTTGCGGAGCGCGCCGCGGCGCTCGGAGTGCCGCCGGACGGGCGCCCCGAGACGATCGCCTCGGCGCTCACACTGCCCGGTGCGAAGGACGGCCGGCTGCGCGACACGGAGGTCGTGCAGTTGCTCGTCGAGACGCTGGAGGCGGCCATCGGGCGGCTGCGCGAGCGTATCGACGCGACCGAGAAGCACGATCTCGTCACGCAGGACCTGTTCATCGGGATCACCCGCGAGCTGGAGAAGCAGCGGTGGATGTTCGACGCGGAGAACTGGCCGCGTGACGACTGA
- a CDS encoding DUF3140 domain-containing protein has protein sequence MTDALELDALWEDFHRVVNMTSQELAAWLRVRDADEDTEPLPEEAGTPTGQHVLAILQKRRTDLTDDDIRVMYEVVDTVTAQTDMENEPEAEETARRHRLMTIGHDPLKP, from the coding sequence ATGACCGACGCCCTCGAACTCGACGCGCTGTGGGAGGACTTCCACCGCGTGGTGAACATGACCTCGCAGGAGCTGGCCGCCTGGCTGCGGGTCCGTGACGCCGACGAGGACACGGAGCCGCTGCCGGAGGAGGCGGGCACGCCCACCGGGCAGCACGTCCTCGCGATCCTGCAGAAGCGGCGCACCGACCTGACCGACGACGACATCCGGGTGATGTACGAGGTCGTGGACACGGTCACCGCGCAGACCGACATGGAGAACGAACCCGAGGCCGAGGAGACCGCTCGCAGGCACCGGCTGATGACCATCGGCCACGACCCTCTCAAGCCATGA
- a CDS encoding amidohydrolase, with protein sequence MTEPAAVAGLARELTSGLKAADLEDFYRDLHRHPELSFQEHRTAARLAARLRAAGYAVTEGVARTGVVGVLANGDGPVVWLRGDMDALPVREATGLDYASTVDGVMHACGHDLHVTWLAGAAEALASARETWSGTLVVVGQPAEEAGSGAGVMAADGVHERFPRPDVLFGQHVAPGLAGFYPHTPGLIMSASDEVDVVVHGVGGHGSRPESTVDPVVTAAYIVTRLQTVVSREVAPRESAVLTVGEFHAGTKPNVIPAEARLAVNLRTQSSGSRTRILAAVRRIVEGECQAAGCRVPPEITVRPGYPNTVNDAALDGEIAAVHRALFGEHSVFDFGPAMGSEDFSRLAPQGVPYDYWFVTSTPADVWEAAPGEDLSEKIDNVPGNHSPLFAPDLSVVVPGVRTLVSAALSRLT encoded by the coding sequence GTGACCGAACCCGCCGCCGTCGCAGGCCTCGCCCGGGAGCTGACCTCCGGGCTGAAGGCCGCCGACCTGGAGGACTTCTACCGGGACCTGCACCGCCATCCCGAGCTGTCGTTCCAGGAGCACCGCACCGCAGCCAGACTGGCCGCGCGGCTTCGTGCCGCCGGGTACGCGGTGACGGAGGGCGTCGCCCGCACCGGTGTGGTCGGGGTCCTCGCCAACGGCGACGGGCCGGTGGTGTGGCTGCGCGGCGACATGGACGCGCTGCCCGTGCGGGAGGCCACCGGCCTCGACTACGCCTCCACGGTCGACGGCGTGATGCACGCCTGCGGCCACGACCTGCACGTCACCTGGCTCGCCGGCGCCGCCGAGGCACTCGCCTCCGCCCGCGAGACCTGGTCGGGCACGCTCGTGGTGGTCGGGCAGCCCGCCGAGGAGGCGGGCAGCGGCGCGGGCGTGATGGCCGCCGACGGGGTCCACGAGCGGTTCCCGCGCCCGGACGTGCTGTTCGGCCAGCACGTCGCACCCGGGCTCGCCGGGTTCTACCCGCACACCCCGGGCCTGATCATGTCGGCATCCGACGAGGTCGACGTCGTCGTGCACGGCGTCGGCGGCCACGGCTCACGCCCCGAGTCGACCGTCGACCCGGTCGTGACCGCCGCGTACATCGTCACCCGGCTCCAGACCGTCGTCTCCCGCGAGGTCGCGCCCAGGGAGTCCGCGGTGCTGACGGTGGGGGAGTTCCACGCAGGCACGAAGCCCAATGTGATCCCCGCCGAGGCGCGGCTCGCGGTCAACCTGCGCACCCAGTCCTCGGGGAGTCGCACACGCATCCTGGCCGCGGTACGGCGCATCGTCGAAGGGGAGTGCCAGGCCGCCGGCTGCCGGGTGCCACCCGAGATCACGGTGCGGCCCGGCTACCCCAACACCGTCAACGACGCTGCCCTGGACGGCGAGATCGCCGCCGTCCACCGCGCACTGTTCGGCGAGCACAGCGTCTTCGACTTCGGCCCGGCGATGGGCAGCGAGGACTTCTCGCGCCTCGCTCCGCAGGGCGTGCCCTACGACTACTGGTTCGTGACCTCCACCCCCGCCGACGTCTGGGAGGCGGCGCCCGGCGAGGACCTGTCCGAGAAGATCGACAACGTGCCGGGCAATCACAGCCCGTTGTTCGCACCCGACCTGTCGGTGGTCGTGCCGGGCGTGCGGACGCTGGTGTCGGCGGCGCTGAGCCGGCTGACGTGA